TTTGTGATCTGAGCAGGACTCTATTTTACAGGGAGCGGCAATTACTAAAGCCCAGCGACATGCCCCACCCAGCCTTTGAAGGTGAAGCCGGCATAGAACAGTTCGACCCCTTCGAAACCGGCTTGGCGCAGGATGGCTTCATCTTCCTCGGCAGAGATCAGTGGCAGGCGACTGGCAATGGCACCTATCGCGCTCTGCGCCTGCTCCCGGTTGACTCCATTGCTTTCGGCGAAGGCTGCATAGCGTTGCAGCCAGCGAGTCTTGTCTGGTTCGACTTGCGGGAAACTGTGGTGTGCGACTACCAGCGGGGCACCGGGCTTCAGGCGCCGTGCCAACTGCCTGAGGGTCTGCAGCCGCTGCGCTGCGTCCAGGAAGTGCAGCGTCAGCAGGCAAGTAGCCCCATCATGCAGGTCATCAGGTGCGGTATCGATGTAACCCTCGTGCAGCGTGGCGCGAGGGAGCAGATCTCCCAGGGTCTGCCGGGCCAGACCGAGCATTTCGGCGGAGGGATCGACTCCGAGGAAACGCCAGCCTGGGTGGGCGAGGGCGAAGGTCTTGAGTTCCAGACCACCGCCGGCACCAAGTACGAGCACCTGGCCGTCCTCGGGCACCTTCTCGGCCAATAACAGGCTGGCCATCTGATGCAGGGCTTGGAGTCCTGGCACCTGACGCACGGGCCCATCGGCATAGTGGGCGACATGTTGCGGATTGCTAAAGGTGGACATGAGTGGCTCCGGCTCGGCGGGGTGGCGGACGTAGGTTTCAACGCGTGCTTCGTTGTTGGCCGATGTAATCATGTGTTCTAGGATGCGCACCAGCAAGGTCGCGCGCCGAAATTTATCATCCGCGATTCAATGGTTTACTTCTGCCCTCCAGGATTGCAATTGCCGCATGGACACTGAAAAACAGCTTTCTCGAGAAGACCGCCCGCTTACCAAGTTGGAGGACGATGCCTTGGACCGTGGGCCGTTCGTGCAGAGCCTGGTCAAGGCCCTGGTCAACATCGAAGAGAAAAATGGCAGGCGAATCATTCGTGGCACTGGTGTGGTCGTCGGCCTGACTGGAGAGTGGGGGCTTGGCAAGTCGAGCGTGCTGAATTTCCTGAGTGAAAAGCTTTCGCAGACCGACGGCATAGTCGTCGCCACCTTGAATCCCTGGTTGTTCAAAGGTCGTGAAGAGCTGCTACAAGCTTTTTTCAACAGCCTGCGCGAAGCGCTCGGAAAGTCTCCCAAGGAAAAGATTGGAGCCCTGCGCGGGCAGCTTGCACGCTACAAGGCTGCTATCGAGTTTACGGGTACTGGCGTTGCCTCAGTAGTTGACGCACTTACGGGAACGAAGATTGCGACGGGTTTCTGGAAAAAGTATCTGGTGAAGGGGCTTGCCCTGCTGGTAAAACCCACCGCGCTTTCGGCCAACGAAGAGCGAAAGGAGCTCGAAGCGAAGCTGGCCCAGGCCAATGTTGCCGTGGTGGTGCTTATCGATGAGCTGGATCGGGTGGAAGACGAGGATGTACGTGCTATCGCGCAGTTGGTCAAGGCGGTGGGTGACATCAAAGGTATTTCATACCTCGTTGCCTATGATGGCGCCCGCGTTACAGAGGCATTGGGCAAAGGCACGACAGCCGAGGAACGACGCCGCACAGGCGGGCACTATCTGGAGAAGATCATTCAGTTCGCTATCCCCCTGCGACCGCTGTTCGGAGACGAAGTGCAGCAATTGCTTAAAGCCTCGTTGCAAAGCATTGGTCGTCCGCTGCAAGCCGCTTCGAAAAACGACCAAGGCGTGATCCTGCAGTGCGTCGTGAGTTCGATCAGAACACCGCGAGATATCAAACGGCTTGTCGAGACCTATAGGGTCCTGGCGAACATTCTCGAAGGGGAAATCTGCCCGTATCAGTTGCTGGGCTATTGCTGGCTCGTGTCCAAGACTCCGCAGTTGCGTGATGTCATGGCTGAGAAATTCGAGCGCCTTGTCGATGATCCAGGCAAGGAAGAGCGAGTTCGGCGGTCGCGACGGAATGACTCACCGATTGTCATCACCGAAGAGCTCGGAGCAACGGCCGAAGCTCAGGCGGAATTGCTCAAATTGCTGTTCCCCAGGCTGTCGCAGCGCACTTCAGGGGGGTGGCAAACCGGTAACTTGAGTAAGCGCAGCAATCTGGTACGGGTGCTGTATCTGGGAGACCCTCCAGGGATGGTCACGCTGTCGGAGGTGGCAAGGCTCGTAGACATCAATGACCTTTCCTCTATGCAGGAGGCACTGCGCAGCTTGCATGATGCTGACCTGATACCTGCCGTGCTGGATCGCCTGAAGGACCTGTTCATCGAGCAGCGCTTCCCGCGTCATGGTGTCTTCTGGTTGGCCGTTTCCAGGGTTCTGGAGAGACGCCATGAATGGCTTCGGGGCGTTGAGGATCGTGCTGGCCTGGCAAGAAGCGCCGCCGACGGGCTTTGGCAATTCTTCGAGTCAGGATCTCTGGTTCAGACACAGCTCAAAGATATCGTGGAAAACCTGACACGCGGCGGGGATCTGCAGCTTGTGCCCAGGTTATTGAGCCACCACTTCCGGGCCCACGGAATGTTTGGCTGGCGCCAAGCGAAAGAAGCCAGGACGTTCTTCAGCGAGGAGGAAATATCGGCATTGTTGCAAAAAGAAATGCCTCGCTATGGCGAAGCGGTGCGTTCAGGAAAGTTACTGAAATTCATTGCCTCCCCGGACTTGGTACGTTGTCTGGTCGAGAGCGGCAAGTGGGGCGAAGACATGCGGCGCTCGATGACGGAGCAATTGTCCAGTATCGAAGCGTTGATGACGTTTGCGGCCTGGTTCCTGGCTGACAACCAGTATGTAGAGGGGATTGAGTTGGATCACGTCATTGATTGCAAGGTGGTGTTTGCCATCATTGAAACGCTGGAAAAAGAGCGAGGGCCTCTCGAGGAACCTTGGTTGCAAACGATGCTCAGCAGATTGAAGACCAACATGGGGCAACGAGTGATGGCAGGCGAGCCGTCCTGAAAGTGTGCTGCTGGCTGGGATACCCACGGTGCTTCGGGGATGAAGCCAACCGGTTGTCCCGCTCCGAAGTAGTACCGATCAGCTGTGAGGAACAACCTTGGTCTGTGACCACGTTGCATACCGCTCTTTCAAATGTCCCTGCTCATCCAGCAGATACGCATCCATCACCTCGCGCACCACCGGCCCCGCCACGCGGCCGCCGGCTTCACCGTTCTCGATCATCACCGCCACCACCAGCGCCGGGTGATCGGCCGGGGCAAAACCGACGAACAGGGCGTTATCGCGGTGGCGCTCGAGGGTCTTGTTGCGGTTGTAGCGCTCACCCTGCTTGATCGCCACCACCTGCGCGGTGCCGCTCTTGCCGGCGATGCGGTACTGGGCGCCGGCGGCGGATGCGCGGGCGATGCCGCGTGGGTCGTGCATGACCATCTGCATGCCCTGGCTGACCTGGTCCCAGGCATGCTTGTCGTGCAGCACGATATCCGCCATCGGGTGCGGGTCGACCGGCGCCTGGCCACCGATGGTCAGGGCCAGGTGCGGGCGGTGCCACACGCCCTTGCTGGCCAACAGGCTGGTGGCCTGGGCCAGCTGCAGCGGGGTCACTTGCATGTAGCCCTGGCCAATGCCGAGAATCAGCGTTTCGCCGGGGAACCAGGCCTGGCGCCGGGTGGCGCGTTTCCACGCCTGGGACGGCATCAGCCCCGGGGCTTCCTCGAACATGTCCAGCGAGACCTTCTGGCCGAGGCCGAACTCGGCCATGTAGTCGTGCAGGCGGTCGATGCCCAGCTTGTGCGCCAGGTCGTAGAAGTAGGTGTCGTTGGAGCGCATGATCGCGCTGTACAGGTCGACCCAGCCATCGCCCGTGCGGTTCCAGTTACGGTACTTGTGCTCGTAGTTGGGCAACTCGTAGTAGCCGGGGTCGAACACCCGGCTGCCGGGGGTGATCACGCCGCTGTCGAGGCCGGCGATGGCCACCTCGGGCTTGACCGTCGAGCCTGGGGCGTACAGCCCGCGCAGCACGCGGTTGAACAGTGGCCGGTCGATGGAGTCGCGCAGGGCGGCGTACTGCTTGAAGCTGATGCCCTTGACGAACAGGTTGGGGTCGAACGCCGGGTTGCTGACCATCGCCAGCACGTCGCCGTTGGCCGGGTCGAGCACCACCACCGCGCCGCGCCGATCGCCCAGGGCTTTCTCGGCGGCTTGCTGCAGGTGGGCGTCGAGGCTCAGCACGATGTCCTTGCCCGGCACCGGGTCGTGATGATTGAGCACGCGCATCACCCGGCCCTGGGCGTTGGTCTCGACTTCCTCGTAGCCTACCTGGCCATGCAGCTGGTCCTCGTAGAAACGCTCGATGCCGGTCTTGCCGATGGACTGGGTGCCACGGTAGGCGGTGCTGTCGAGGCTCTTGGCTTCCTTCTCGTTGATGCGTCCGACGTAGCCGACCGAATGGGCGAAGTGTTCGGCCAAGGGGTACTCGCGAATGAATTGCGGCTCCACCTCCAGCCCCGGCAGGCGGAACTGGTTGACCGCGATCAGGGCGATCTGCTCCTCGCTCAGACCGACCAGCAGGGTCACCGGCTCGAACGGCTTGCGGCCGCGGCGCAGGTCCTTGTCGAACTGCTGACGGTCGTCCTCGGACAGTCCCAGGACTTGCGCCAGGTTGTCGAGCACCTTCTTCGAATCGCCGGCCCGCTCGCGGGTCATGGTCAGGTTGAAGCTGGGCTTGTTGTCGGCCAGCACCACGCCATTGCGATCGTAGATCAGGCCGCGTTCGGGCGGGATCGGCAGCACATGCACGCGGTTGTTTTCCGACACCGCCGACTGCTGGTCGTGCTGCAACACCTGGAGCACGTAGAGCCGGCCTACCAGCACCGCGACCAGGCCGAGCACCAGCAGGGCGCAGGCCAGCAGCCGGCGGTTGACCAGGTGCTTTTCCTTTTCGTGGTCCTTGAGGGGAATGGGTTGCGGCATGAGCACAGGGGAGCGGCGGGTGGGGCGGCGATGCTACGCGGGCAGGCAGTGAGGCTCAAGGCGCAGCGCCCCGCGCAATGCTGGCCAGGCATTGCTCTGGCCCGCAGGCAAGGGCTCTGCGGCAATCATGAAGCTTCTTTCATGTGGGCACAGGCCTAGGCAATGAACTCCGATTCTCTTGCCGGCTGAGCAACCGCATCCTGGCGAATGCTGAGCACCACGGCCCCTGCGCACAAGCCCAGCAGCCCGACACTGGCCACCACGATATCCCCCATCCCCATGCCGGCGAGCATTAGCACCAGGCTGATACGAAACACTGCGGTCATGGCGATCTCCAGGGCAGGGCGAGCGAAGTCCGAAGTGTCACCATACCGCTCCGAAGGCCGAGGTACAGGGTAGGAGGGAGGGTTTGGCAGTGTATGCGCCTGCTTTGGCACAAAGCCCGCCACTTGACGGCATGGGCCATCCCTGATTTCATTGAAACCGGTTTCATCAACCCTGCACAAACACCTACAAGAAGGGCTCAGGGGTGGATAAAGACGCAGTTCCCGTTCGCGGACGGGTCACTATCAGCGAGGTCGCCAAGGCGGCCGGCGTCTCCAAGGCAACCGTCTCGCGCTATATGGGCGAGGACCGGCAACTGCTCGCCGAGGCAACCGCGCAGCGGATCGAAGCTGTCGTCGAGCGCCTGGGCTATCGCCCCAACCGCATGGCCAGTGCCCTCAAGCGCGGTCGCACCGGGCTGGTCGGCATGCTCCTGGCGGATATCCGCAACCCTTATTCCGTGGCGGTGATGCACGCTGTCGAGACGGCCTGTCGCCAGCACGGCTACAGCCTGGTGGTGTGCAACACCGACTGTGACGACGCCCAGGAGCGCAGCCAGCTGCAGGCCCTGCAGGCGTACAACGTCGACGGCCTGATCGTGAACACCCTGGGCCACCGCGCCGGAGAGCTGGCCAGCCTGGCCCGCGACCTGCCCATGGTGCTGGTCGACCGGCAACTGGCGGGCCTGCCGGTGGATCTGGTGGGCCTGGACAACAGCGACGCCGTCGAGCAGGCGCTCGATCACCTTGAACACAACGGTTATCGCGACATCCTCGCCGTCACCGAGCCACTCGATGGCACCAGCTCGCGGCAGGAGCGCGTGGATGCCTTCCAGGCCTCCATCGCCCGGCGTCGTGGGTTGCGCGGGCAGGTGCTGGAGGTAGGCCCGGGCCTCGCCGAGCAGCTGGGCGCGTTCATCGCCGGGGCAGGGCACGGCCCGCAGGCGCTGTTCAGTTGCAATGGTGTCGCCACTTTGGAAGTGGTGCGGGTGCTGCACGCCAGGGGCGGGCCGCTGTTCCAGGACCTGGGCCTGCTGGCGCTGGACGACCTGGACTGGTACCCGCTGGTGGGCGACGGCATCAGCGCATTGGCGCAACCCACCGGGCGCATCGGCGCTGCGGCGTTCCAGTGCCTGCTGGAGCGCCTGCAAGGCAGCCCTCTGCCGGCCCGGCGCCTGGATTTGCGCGCGCAGCTCATTGCGCGAGGCTCTACCCGATCACAACACTGACGGCGCCCTGGACGCCGTTGTTGCCGGGAAAAAATGAAACCGGTTTCATCCACAAGAACAAGGACTACCACGATGCGCACGCACACTGTTTCCATCAGCTTGTCGAGTTTCGGGGCCGATGCCGTGAGGCGGTTGGGCCAGGCCAGCTACCTGCCGTTGCTCGCTGCGGCGGGTGCGCGGCGGGTGGAGTGGCGCGAGGAGCTGTTCGACGCCGCGCCTGATGCCGCTACCCTGGCCAGCCTGGCCGCCGAGCATGGCCTGCAGAGTCTCTACTCCACGCCACTGGAACTGTGGCGCGAGGACGGTAGCCTGGAGCCCGCGATTGCCCAGCGCCTGCAGCTGGCGAGCGAGATCGGCGCGGTGGCGCTCAAGGTGTCGCTGGGTCATTACCAGGATGGCTGCGATTTACTGGCGCTGGCGCCACTGTTGCAACACAAGACGGCGCTGTACGTGGAAAACGACCAGACGCCCTACGGCGGGCAGCTGCAGACCTTGGTGAAGTTCTTTCGCGAGGCCCAGGCGCAAGGCGTGGCGCCGGGCATGACCTTCGACATCGGCAACTGGTACTGGCACGACGAGTCGCCGCTGCTGGCCGCGCAATTGCTGGGGCGTTGGGTGCGCTACGTGCATTGCAAGGCGGTGGCGCGGCGCGCCGACGGGCGCCTGGTGGCCGTGGTGCCCGAGGACCTCGACCTGGCCCAGTGGCGCGAATTGATGACGCATTTCTCCCCGGGCCTGCCGCGTGCCATCGAGTACCCCCTGGCCGGCGAGGACCTGCTGGCACTGACGGCACGCCAGGTCGCGCAACTGGCCGAGCTGGAAGGGCAGGTGTGCCATGGTTGAGCATGACGTGCTGTGCTTCGGTGAAACCATGGCCATGTTCGTGGCGGCGCAGCCGGGCGACCTGGCCCAGGTCGAGGGCTTCGGCAAGCGCATCGCCGGTGCCGACAGCAACGTGGCCATCGGCCTGTCACGCCTGGGCCTGCGGGTGCAATGGCTGAGCCGGGTCGGTGACGACTCGCTCGGTGCCTTCGTGCTCGACAGCCTGCGCCGCGAAGGCCTGGACTGTTCCAGCGTCGAGATCGATGCCGGGCACCCCACGGGGTTCCAGCTCAAGGAGCGCTGCGACGATGGTCGCGACCCCAGGGTCGAGTACTTCCGCCGTGGCTCGGCGGCCAGTCGGCTGTCGCCCGCACTGGTGCGGCCGGCGTTGTTGCAGGCCCGGCACCTGCATGCCACGGGCATTCCGGCGGCACTTTCAGGCAGTTGCCGCGAACTGTGCCACCAGTTGCTGGACGGCATGCGCGCCAATGGCCGCAGCATCTCCTTCGACCCCAACCTGCGTCCGTCGCTGTGGCCCGACCGCCAGACCATGGTGCGCGAGGTCAACGCCCTGGCGGCCAAGGCTGACTGGGTGTTGCCAGGGCTGGAGGAGGGGCGCCTGCTCAGCGGCCGGCAGTCGCCGCAGGCCATCGCCGAGTTCTACCTTGAGCAGGGCGCGCAATACGTGGCCATCAAGCTGGGGGCCGAAGGCGCCTACTGGCGCGATGCCCAGGGTGCCCATGGCGTGGTGCCCGGCCAGCCGGTCGCGCGGGTAGTGGACACCGTGGGCGCGGGCGATGCCTTCGCCGTCGGGGTGATCAGTGCCTTGCTCGAAGGCTTGCCGCTGCGCCGCGCCGTGGCCCGCGGCAACTGGTGCGGCAGCCGCGCGGTGCAGAGCCGCGGCGACATGGAAGGCCTGCCGCAACGTCATGAACTGGACCACCACGAAAACCCTGTGTGCGAAGCACGCTGAAGCGCCGGCCTGCGCGCAACCTGATGTGACAAGAACAACAAGACCAGGAGAACACCCATGCAGATCGATCGACTCGCCCCCAGACGCTGGTGGTACATCATGCCCATCGTCTTCATCACCTACAGCCTGGCCTACCTCGACCGGGCCAACTACGGCTTCGCCGCGGCCTCGGGCATGGCCGACGACCTGAAGATCACCCCGGCGCTGTCGTCGCTGCTCGGCGCGCTGTTCTTCCTTGGCTACTTCTTCTTCCAGGTGCCGGGCGCCCTGTACGCGCAGAAGCGCAGCGTGAAGAAGCTGATCTTCGCCAGCCTGATCCTCTGGGGCGGGCTGGCCACGCTGACCGGGATCGTCCACGACGTCTATTGGCTGATCGCCATCCGCTTTCTCCTGGGCGTGGTCGAGGCGGCGGTGATGCCGGCCATGCTCATCTACCTGTGTCACTGGTTCACCCGCGCCGAGCGGTCGCGGGCCAACACCTTCCTGATCCTCGGCAACCCGGTGACCATCCTGTGGATGTCGGTGGTCTCGGGTTACCTGGTGCAGCAGTTCGACTGGCGCTGGATGTTCATCATCGAGGGCGCGCCGGCCATTCTCTGGGCGTTCATCTGGTGGCGCCTGGTCGATGACCGACCGGAGCAGGCCAAGTGGCTCGATGCCCGGGAGAAGGCCGCGCTACGCCAAGCGCTGGACGCCGAGCAGCAGGGCATCAAGCCGGTGAAGAATTATGCCGAGGCATTCCGTTCGCCCACGGTGATCATCCTGTCGTTGCAGTACTTCTGCTGGAGCATCGGCGTGTATGGCTTCGTCCTCTGGCTGCCGTCGATCCTCAAGCAGGCCGCCGCGCTGGACATCGTCACCGCCGGCTGGCTGTCGGCGGTGCCGTACCTGGGGGCGGTGCTGGCCATGCTCGGGGTGTCGTGGGCCTCGGACCGCCTGCAGAAGCGCAAGCGCTTCGTCTGGCCGCCGCTACTGATCGCCGCGCTGGCGTTCTACGGCTCCTATGCCCTGGGTACCGAGCACTTCTGGTGGTCGTACGCCTTGCTGGTGATCGCCGGCGCCTGCATGTACGCGCCCTACGGGCCGTTCTTCGCGATCGTTCCCGAACTGTTGCCGGCCAACGTCGCCGGGGGCGCCATGGCGCTGATCAACAGCATGGGCGCGCTGGGCTCGTTCTCGGGCTCGTACCTGGTCGGCTACCTCAATGGTGTCACCGGCGGCCCCGGCGCTTCGTATCTGTTCATGTGCGGTGCACTGCTGCTGGCCGTGGCCCTGACCGCCGTCCTCAACCCCTTGCAACAGGCGCGCCGGCACAGCCTGGCGCCGAGCCGATAGGAGCCTCAGCATGAAAAAGCGCATCGTCGCCTACAAACGCCTGTCCGATGAACTGATGGCGCGCCTGCACGCGCAGGCCGAGGTGACCCTGGTGGAAGCGCCGGCCGCCGATGGCCTGGCGCGCTTGCGCGCGGCGCTGCCGGGCGCCCATGGCCTGCTGGGCGCCAGCCTGCGCCTGGACCGCGCGCTGCTCGACCTGGCGCCGCAGCTGGAGGTGATCTCCAGCGTGTCGGTGGGCGTGGACAACTACGATATCGAGGCGCTGGATCAGCGCGGGGTGCTGCTGACCAACACCCCCGACGTGCTCACCGAAACCACCGCCGACACCGGTTTCGCGCTGATCCTGGCCTGTGCCCGGCGTGTGGTCGAGCTCGACGGCTGGATTCGCGCCGGTCAGTGGCGGGCCGGGATCGGGCCGGCGCAGTTCGGCTGCGACGTGCAGGGCAAGACCCTGGGCATCGTCGGCATGGGCCGTATCGGCGAGGCCCTGGCCCGACGCGCGCATGCCGGTTTCGGCATGCGCGTGCTGTACCACACCCGTCAGCCGCGGCCCGAAGTGGAGGCGCGGTTCGCCGCCGCGCATCGCAGCCTGGAGGCATTGCTGGCTGAGTCCGATTTCGTCTGCCTGTGTTTGCCGTTGACCGCCGCGACCGAGAACCTGATCGGCGCGCCACAGCTGGCGCTGATGAAGCCATCGGCGATCCTGGTGAACATCTCCCGTGGCCGAGTGCTGGACGAGACGGCTTTGCTCCAGGCCCTGGCCGAGCGGCGCATTCGCGGCGCCGGGCTGGACGTGTTCGTGCAGGAGCCGCTGGCGGCCGATTCGCCGCTGCTGCAACTGGACAACCTGGTGGTCACCCCGCATATCGGCTCGGCCACGCTGGAGACCCGCGAAGCCATGGCCCGCTGCGCAGTGGACAACCTGCTGGCCGCGCTGGCTGGCGAGCGGCCGACGAACTTGGTCAACCCGAGGGCGTGGGAGTTGCGTATGCGTTGAACCTGGCAAGCGTTCGTTTGCCTGATAACAACAGCTCTTGTGTGATTTCGAGGAGTCGGGGCCGCTGCGCGCCCCTTTCGCCGGCAAGCCGGCTCCCACAGGGACGGCGCTTGGCTTCAGGGCGGCGCGGTCGGTGTGGGAGCCGGCTTGCCGGCGAAAGGGCTGCGCAGCAGCCCCGGCCCCACCCACCAAAGGAGCGACGATTCCCGTATGACCTGATCAACAGAGAGACATCCTCATGTCCAAGGACCAACCCGCCTCCGTGCAACCGGCGCGCCGGGCGTTCCTGCGCCAATCCCTGACCCTGATCCCGGTGGCGACCCTCGCCAGCACGGGACTGGGTGGCGCAGTGCTCGCCGACAGCGCCACCCCGGCAGCCGCCGAACCGGCCCGGCTGGTTACCGCGCGCGCCTACCAGCCGACCTTCTTCACCCAGGAGGAGTGGGCCTTCGTCAGCGCCGCCGTGGCCGTGCTCATCCCCACTGATGCCCTGGGCGCGGGCGCGGCCGATGCCGGCGTGCCCGAGTTCATCGACCGCCAGCTCAACACCCGCTACGGCAGTGGCGGGCTGTGGTACATGCAGGGGCCATTCCACCCCGACGCCCCCAGCGAGCTGGGCTACCAGCTCAAGCTCAACCCCCAGGAGATCTACCGGCTGGGCATCGCCGAGACCGATGCCTGGTGCAAGGCGCGGTTCGGCAAGGCGTTCGCCCAGCTCGACTTTGCGCGCCAGCAGCAGGCATTGGAGGCACTGGACGGCGGCACGGCGACGTTTGCCTCGTTGCCGGCGGCCACCTTCTTCAACATGCTCTGGCTCAACACCCGCGAAGGCTTTTTCAGTGATCCGCTGCACGGCGGCAATCAGGGGTTGGTCGGCTGGAAGCTGGTGGGCTTCCCAGGCGCCCGCGCCGATTTCATGGACTGGGTGGAGCGCGACGAGCGTTATCCGTTCCCGCCGGTCTCCATCAGCGGCGAGCGGGGTTGAAGCATGAGCCAGATGAAAAAAGTCGATGTAGTCATCGTCGGATTCGGCTGGGCCGGGGCGATCATGGCCAAGGAGCTGACAGAGGCCGGCCTGCAGGTGCTCGCCCTGGAGCGTGGCCCGGCACGGGACACCTACCCGGATGGCGTCTACCCGCAGACCATGGACGAGCTGACCTATAACTCGCGCAAGAAGCTGTTCATGGACATCTCCCGCGAGACCGTGACCCTGCGCCACAGCGTCAATGACGTAGCCGTGCCGTATCGCCAGTTCGGCGCGTTCCTGCCCGGCACCGGCACGGGTGGGGCGGGGCTGCACTGGTCCGGCGTGCATTTTCGCGTTGACCCGGTGGAGCTGCGCCTGCGCAGCCACTACGAGGAGCGCTACGGCAAGGCCTTCATTCCCGAAGGCATGACCATCCAAGACTTCGGCGTGAGCTACGAAGAGCTGGAGCCGCATTTCGATTTCGCCGAGAAGGTGTTCGGCACCTCCGGCACGGCCTGGTCGATCAAGGGCCAGGTGGTGGGCCGCGACAAGGGTGGCAACCCGTTCGCCGCCGACCGCTCCAGCGACTTCCCGCTGGTGGCGCAGAACAACACCGTGTCGGCGCAACTGTTCGAGAAGGCCGCCCGTGAAGTCGGCTACCACCCCTACAACCTGCCGTCGGCCAATACCTCCGGGCCTTACACCAACCCCTACGGCGCGCAGATGGGACCGTGCAACTTCTGTGGTTACTGCAGCGGCTATGCCTGCTACATGTACTCCAAGGCCTCGCCCAACGTTAATATCCTGCCAGCCCTGCGCCAGGTGCCCAACTTCGAGTTGCGCAACAATGCCCATGTGCTGCGGGTCAACCTGACCGAGGACAAACGCCTGGCCACCGGCGTGACCTATGTCGACAGCCAGGGGCGCGAGGTCGAGCAACCGGCCGACCTGGTGATCCTCGGCGCCTTCCAGTACAACAACGTGCGCCTGATGCTGCTCTCGGGCATCGGCAAGCCTTACGATCCGGTCAGCAACCAGGGGGTGGTGGGGCGCAACTTCGCCTACCAGAACATCTCCACCGTGACCGCGTTCTTCGACCGCGACAGCCACCATACCAACCCCTTCATCGGTGCCGGCGGCAACGGTGTGGCGGTGGACGATTTCAACGCCGACAACTTCGACCATGGCCCCCACGGTTTCGTCGGCGGCTCGCCGTTCTGGGTCAACCAAGCGGGCGCCAAGCCGATCTCCGGCACCAAGGTACCACCGGGCACGCCGAAATGGGGCAGTGGCTGGAAGGCCGCGGTGGCCGACAGCTACCGGCACATGCTGTCGATGGACGCCC
This sequence is a window from Pseudomonas maumuensis. Protein-coding genes within it:
- a CDS encoding MFS transporter: MQIDRLAPRRWWYIMPIVFITYSLAYLDRANYGFAAASGMADDLKITPALSSLLGALFFLGYFFFQVPGALYAQKRSVKKLIFASLILWGGLATLTGIVHDVYWLIAIRFLLGVVEAAVMPAMLIYLCHWFTRAERSRANTFLILGNPVTILWMSVVSGYLVQQFDWRWMFIIEGAPAILWAFIWWRLVDDRPEQAKWLDAREKAALRQALDAEQQGIKPVKNYAEAFRSPTVIILSLQYFCWSIGVYGFVLWLPSILKQAAALDIVTAGWLSAVPYLGAVLAMLGVSWASDRLQKRKRFVWPPLLIAALAFYGSYALGTEHFWWSYALLVIAGACMYAPYGPFFAIVPELLPANVAGGAMALINSMGALGSFSGSYLVGYLNGVTGGPGASYLFMCGALLLAVALTAVLNPLQQARRHSLAPSR
- a CDS encoding 2-hydroxyacid dehydrogenase; amino-acid sequence: MKKRIVAYKRLSDELMARLHAQAEVTLVEAPAADGLARLRAALPGAHGLLGASLRLDRALLDLAPQLEVISSVSVGVDNYDIEALDQRGVLLTNTPDVLTETTADTGFALILACARRVVELDGWIRAGQWRAGIGPAQFGCDVQGKTLGIVGMGRIGEALARRAHAGFGMRVLYHTRQPRPEVEARFAAAHRSLEALLAESDFVCLCLPLTAATENLIGAPQLALMKPSAILVNISRGRVLDETALLQALAERRIRGAGLDVFVQEPLAADSPLLQLDNLVVTPHIGSATLETREAMARCAVDNLLAALAGERPTNLVNPRAWELRMR
- a CDS encoding gluconate 2-dehydrogenase subunit 3 family protein; the encoded protein is MSKDQPASVQPARRAFLRQSLTLIPVATLASTGLGGAVLADSATPAAAEPARLVTARAYQPTFFTQEEWAFVSAAVAVLIPTDALGAGAADAGVPEFIDRQLNTRYGSGGLWYMQGPFHPDAPSELGYQLKLNPQEIYRLGIAETDAWCKARFGKAFAQLDFARQQQALEALDGGTATFASLPAATFFNMLWLNTREGFFSDPLHGGNQGLVGWKLVGFPGARADFMDWVERDERYPFPPVSISGERG
- a CDS encoding GMC family oxidoreductase, which translates into the protein MKKVDVVIVGFGWAGAIMAKELTEAGLQVLALERGPARDTYPDGVYPQTMDELTYNSRKKLFMDISRETVTLRHSVNDVAVPYRQFGAFLPGTGTGGAGLHWSGVHFRVDPVELRLRSHYEERYGKAFIPEGMTIQDFGVSYEELEPHFDFAEKVFGTSGTAWSIKGQVVGRDKGGNPFAADRSSDFPLVAQNNTVSAQLFEKAAREVGYHPYNLPSANTSGPYTNPYGAQMGPCNFCGYCSGYACYMYSKASPNVNILPALRQVPNFELRNNAHVLRVNLTEDKRLATGVTYVDSQGREVEQPADLVILGAFQYNNVRLMLLSGIGKPYDPVSNQGVVGRNFAYQNISTVTAFFDRDSHHTNPFIGAGGNGVAVDDFNADNFDHGPHGFVGGSPFWVNQAGAKPISGTKVPPGTPKWGSGWKAAVADSYRHMLSMDAHGAHQSYRDNYLDLDPVYKDAYGQPLLRMTFDWKDNDVKMNRFMVERMGKIAEAMGPKAISAGKKAFGQHFDASTYQTTHLNGGAIMGTDPKTSALNRYLQCWDVHNVFVPGASAFPQGLGYNPTGLVAALTYWSARAIRERYLKNPGPLVQA